From Melitaea cinxia chromosome 3, ilMelCinx1.1, whole genome shotgun sequence, one genomic window encodes:
- the LOC123669538 gene encoding uncharacterized protein LOC123669538 — protein MVSYMNLFVVAIILQITFVSPIAEIEADDEVLHLIGEPDFRDVRLRWEYGKSEEEDPKKILAFQIHYCELQAWGQYRCRTKVVDNFEDERSARMTVETTTNKVPIGKRGRTYTTYITGLRMATTYSFEVRPVRRDARDLADPHSIGSKIIIVPTKGFSARATQCLPHASEVEVSTGPYFGGRIAVEAVDGGPERCSIQGNPNSAQDAYILRIHHDECGSEVNDTTVATYVIVQENLPILTHSTRRFLVLCSYKPETLTVRAGINLPKANPGDVLVESKTLGAVEPYDEQDLNDNRLQPARLEATKEETQQSMFGEITLVMFLVVAAFGGVAFLIWKMVPQADRGNSDNMSVSTTSSLSRSGLFCRSNIDRFNRSSIYSITLSEKDETVKKPSDGDDTSEA, from the exons aagtgCTGCACTTAATAGGCGAGCCTGACTTCCGTGATGTGCGGCTACGATGGGAGTACGGGAAGAGTGAAGAGGAGGACCCTAAGAAAATATTGGCATTCCAAATACATTACTGCGAGTTGCAGGCCTGGGGTCAATATCGATGCAGAAccaaa GTGGTCGATAATTTTGAAGACGAAAGGTCAGCAAGGATGACAGTAGAAACAACAACCAACAAGGTGCCAATTGGGAAAAGAGGTAGAACATACACGACGTACATCACGGGTCTACGAATGGCCACTACATACTCATTTGAAGTTCGACCTGTGAGACGAGATGCTCGAGATCTTGCAGATCCACACTCTATTGGATCGAAGATTATTATTGTTCCTACTAAAGGAT TCTCAGCACGAGCAACCCAATGTCTCCCTCATGCTAGTGAAGTTGAAGTATCTACAGGACCATACTTTGGTGGGCGCATAGCCGTGGAAGCCGTAGACGGTGGTCCAGAAAGATGTTCTATTCAAGGAAATCCAAATAGTGCTCAAGACGCCTATATACTCCGAATACATCACGATGAATGCGGATCCGAGGTCAACGACACAACCGTCGCTACTTACGTGATCGTTCAAGAGAACTTGCCAATTCTCACTCATAGTACTCGCCG ATTTTTGGTTCTATGTAGTTACAAACCTGAGACATTAACAGTACGAGCTGGTATTAATTTACCAAAAGCAAACCCAGGAGATGTTTTAGTCGAAAGTAAAACTCTCGGCGCCGTGGAGCCTTATGATGAACAGGACTTAAATGACAATAGATTGCAGCCGGCCCGTCTTGAAGCTACGAAGGAGGAAACGCAACAAA GTATGTTTGGAGAAATCACTCTAGTGATGTTCCTAGTCGTCGCTGCGTTTGGCGGCGTTGCTTTCTTAATTTGGAAAATGGTACCGCAAGCTGATCGAGGAAACAGTGACAATATGTCTGTTTCGACAACATCGTCCCTTTCGCGTTCTGGACTCTTCTGTAGAAGCAACATCGATAGATTTAATAGAAGTTCCATTTATTCTATAACGTTATCAGAAAAAGATGAAACTGTAAAAAAACCTAGCGATGGTGACGATACTTCAGAGGCATAA